In one window of Lytechinus pictus isolate F3 Inbred chromosome 19, Lp3.0, whole genome shotgun sequence DNA:
- the LOC129283150 gene encoding uncharacterized protein LOC129283150 isoform X1 has protein sequence MQIGRSNLTSYGPGISKEVAVMICSAPSLRDVHLIARFHHTFYETLAREGRKATVHTLEIWNDKPLSSASSHHLVEALCSLPNLTNLILRGVWVQEFCSHLNEKASTLKVHTLQIWDDEPLSSASSHHLVEALCSLPNLTNLILRGVYDQEELYSQLNEKASTLNVHTLQIRNVESLSSASSHHLVEALCSLPNLTNLILNGVCDKEEFYSHLNEKASTLKVHTLEIWNYKPLSSASSHHLVEALCSLPNLTNLILRGVCDQEEFCSHLKEKASTLKVHTLEIWDIKPLSSASLHHLVEALCSLPNLTNLTLSGVCEEEEFCSHLNEKASSLKVHTLQIWNYKPLSSASSHHLVEALCFLPNLTNLILSRVWDQEEFYSLLNEKASTLKGSFPQISKGNFMFNRKPQKDLQSFLQTVSEEKRDIETSFESSSDEIETSSESSSDEYFDA, from the exons ATGCAAATAGGTAGATCTAATTTAACTTCCTATGGACCAGGTATATCAAAAGAGGTTGCAGTGATGATATGCTCAGCACCATCACTAAGGGATGTTCATCTGATTGCAAGGTTTCACCATACCTTCTATGAAACTCTTGCCAGAGAAGGAAGGAAAGCCACA gtccatactcTTGAGATTTGGAATGATAAGCCTCTATCATCAGCCTCTTCACATCACCTAGTAGAAGCTTTATGCTCCCTACCTAACCTGACTAACCTGATACTGAGAGGAGTTTGGGTCCAGGAGTTCTGTTCTCATCTGAATGAGAAGGCTTCAACCTTGAAG gtccatactcTTCAGATTTGGGATGATGAGCCTCTATCATCAGCCTCTTCACATCACCTAGTAGAAGCTTTATGCTCCCTCCCTAACCTGACTAACCTGATACTGAGAGGAGTTTATGACCAGGAGGAGTTGTATTCTCAATTGAATGAGAAGGCTTCAACCTTGAAT gtccatactcTTCAGATTAGGAATGTTGAGTCTCTATCATCAGCCTCTTCACATCACCTAGTAGAAGCTTTATGCTCCCTACCTAACCTGACTAACCTGATACTGAACGGAGTTTGTGACAAGGAGGAGTTCTATTCTCATCTGAATGAGAAGGCTTCAACCTTGAAG gtccatactcTTGAGATTTGGAATTATAAGCCTCTATCATCAGCCTCTTCACATCACCTAGTAGAAGCTTTATGCTCCCTACCTAACCTGACTAACCTGATACTGAGAGGAGTTTGTGACCAGGAGGAGTTCTGTTCTCATCTGAAAGAGAAGGCTTCAACCTTGAAG gtccatactcTTGAGATTTGGGATATTAAGCCTCTATCATCAGCCTCTTTACATCACCTAGTAGAAGCTTTATGCTCCCTACCTAACCTGACTAACCTGACACTGAGTGGAGTTTGTGAAGAGGAGGAGTTCTGTTCTCATCTGAATGAGAAGGCTTCATCCTTGAAG gtccatactcTTCAGATTTGGAATTATAAGCCTCTATCATCAGCCTCTTCACATCACCTAGTAGAAGCTTTATGCTTCCTACCTAACCTGACTAACCTGATACTGAGTAGAGTTTGGGACCAGGAGGAGTTCTATTCTCTTCTGAATGAGAAGGCTTCAACCTTGAAG GGTTCTTTCCCTCAGATCAGCAAAGGTAATTTCATGTTCAATAGAAAGCCTCAGAAGGATCTTCAATCATTCTTACAAACAGTCAGTGAGGAGAAACG
- the LOC129283150 gene encoding uncharacterized protein LOC129283150 isoform X2 — translation MQIGRSNLTSYGPGISKEVAVMICSAPSLRDVHLIARFHHTFYETLAREGRKATVHTLEIWNDKPLSSASSHHLVEALCSLPNLTNLILRGVWVQEFCSHLNEKASTLKVHTLQIWDDEPLSSASSHHLVEALCSLPNLTNLILRGVYDQEELYSQLNEKASTLNVHTLQIRNVESLSSASSHHLVEALCSLPNLTNLILNGVCDKEEFYSHLNEKASTLKVHTLEIWNYKPLSSASSHHLVEALCSLPNLTNLILRGVCDQEEFCSHLKEKASTLKVHTLQIWNYKPLSSASSHHLVEALCFLPNLTNLILSRVWDQEEFYSLLNEKASTLKGSFPQISKGNFMFNRKPQKDLQSFLQTVSEEKRDIETSFESSSDEIETSSESSSDEYFDA, via the exons ATGCAAATAGGTAGATCTAATTTAACTTCCTATGGACCAGGTATATCAAAAGAGGTTGCAGTGATGATATGCTCAGCACCATCACTAAGGGATGTTCATCTGATTGCAAGGTTTCACCATACCTTCTATGAAACTCTTGCCAGAGAAGGAAGGAAAGCCACA gtccatactcTTGAGATTTGGAATGATAAGCCTCTATCATCAGCCTCTTCACATCACCTAGTAGAAGCTTTATGCTCCCTACCTAACCTGACTAACCTGATACTGAGAGGAGTTTGGGTCCAGGAGTTCTGTTCTCATCTGAATGAGAAGGCTTCAACCTTGAAG gtccatactcTTCAGATTTGGGATGATGAGCCTCTATCATCAGCCTCTTCACATCACCTAGTAGAAGCTTTATGCTCCCTCCCTAACCTGACTAACCTGATACTGAGAGGAGTTTATGACCAGGAGGAGTTGTATTCTCAATTGAATGAGAAGGCTTCAACCTTGAAT gtccatactcTTCAGATTAGGAATGTTGAGTCTCTATCATCAGCCTCTTCACATCACCTAGTAGAAGCTTTATGCTCCCTACCTAACCTGACTAACCTGATACTGAACGGAGTTTGTGACAAGGAGGAGTTCTATTCTCATCTGAATGAGAAGGCTTCAACCTTGAAG gtccatactcTTGAGATTTGGAATTATAAGCCTCTATCATCAGCCTCTTCACATCACCTAGTAGAAGCTTTATGCTCCCTACCTAACCTGACTAACCTGATACTGAGAGGAGTTTGTGACCAGGAGGAGTTCTGTTCTCATCTGAAAGAGAAGGCTTCAACCTTGAAG gtccatactcTTCAGATTTGGAATTATAAGCCTCTATCATCAGCCTCTTCACATCACCTAGTAGAAGCTTTATGCTTCCTACCTAACCTGACTAACCTGATACTGAGTAGAGTTTGGGACCAGGAGGAGTTCTATTCTCTTCTGAATGAGAAGGCTTCAACCTTGAAG GGTTCTTTCCCTCAGATCAGCAAAGGTAATTTCATGTTCAATAGAAAGCCTCAGAAGGATCTTCAATCATTCTTACAAACAGTCAGTGAGGAGAAACG